Proteins encoded together in one Desulfonatronum thiosulfatophilum window:
- a CDS encoding S41 family peptidase, which translates to MRVVHWVGTLMLLFFLAVTFGQSMATDEDRYSPLKRFSQVLDLVERYYVQDVDRNEMIQGAIRGMLQELDPHSSFMTQDAFREMQIDTSGEFSGIGIEISIVDGKLTVVSPIEDTPAFREGLKSGDHILEINGESTVDITIMDAVKQIRGPRGTTVELTVLSKGESVSRTVTIARDVIPVHTVKLFELEQGVLLIRLTSFKETTMDDLRAALAKAGQTPHSGLILDLRNNPGGLLNQAVAVADAFLSEGQIVYTKGKVSQSEMNFEASRNVLDVDSPMVVLINAGSASASEIVAGALQDHGRALILGEQTFGKGSVQTIIPLADGSGIKLTTAVYYTPSGRSIQAKGIDPDIFVPFIAQNNEQEARMTIMREGDLIRHLENGTEQQSELDPPKTQVQEMLERDNQLRMALEMVKAMPRLKALR; encoded by the coding sequence ATGCGGGTTGTCCACTGGGTTGGCACCCTGATGCTTCTTTTTTTCCTTGCCGTCACCTTTGGCCAGAGCATGGCCACGGACGAGGACCGATACTCTCCCCTGAAACGCTTCAGCCAGGTTCTGGATCTGGTGGAGCGTTATTATGTTCAGGACGTGGACCGCAATGAAATGATCCAAGGCGCCATTCGCGGCATGCTTCAGGAACTGGATCCCCATTCCAGCTTCATGACCCAGGACGCCTTTCGAGAAATGCAGATCGATACATCCGGCGAATTCAGCGGGATCGGAATTGAAATCTCCATCGTCGACGGCAAGCTGACCGTTGTCTCTCCCATCGAAGACACCCCCGCTTTCCGCGAAGGCCTCAAGTCCGGCGATCACATCCTGGAAATCAACGGCGAATCCACCGTGGACATCACCATCATGGACGCGGTGAAGCAGATTCGAGGTCCTCGCGGCACCACCGTCGAACTGACCGTCCTTTCCAAAGGCGAGTCGGTTTCCAGAACCGTGACCATTGCCAGGGACGTTATCCCCGTACACACGGTCAAGCTCTTTGAACTCGAGCAAGGTGTCCTGCTGATCCGTCTGACGAGCTTCAAGGAAACCACCATGGATGATCTGCGCGCCGCCCTGGCCAAGGCCGGCCAGACGCCCCATTCAGGCCTGATCCTGGATCTGCGCAACAATCCAGGCGGATTGCTGAACCAAGCCGTGGCCGTGGCGGATGCCTTTCTGAGCGAAGGACAGATCGTCTACACCAAGGGCAAGGTCTCGCAGTCCGAGATGAATTTTGAAGCTTCCAGGAACGTGCTGGACGTGGATTCGCCCATGGTCGTCCTGATCAACGCCGGTTCCGCATCCGCTTCGGAGATCGTCGCCGGAGCCCTCCAGGACCACGGCCGGGCACTGATCCTCGGCGAGCAGACCTTCGGCAAGGGCTCCGTTCAGACCATCATTCCCCTGGCCGACGGTTCCGGGATCAAACTGACCACCGCGGTCTATTACACGCCCAGCGGGCGCTCCATCCAGGCCAAGGGCATTGATCCGGACATTTTCGTCCCCTTCATCGCCCAGAACAACGAGCAGGAAGCCCGAATGACCATCATGCGCGAAGGCGACCTGATCCGGCACCTGGAGAACGGCACGGAACAGCAAAGTGAGCTTGATCCTCCGAAAACCCAAGTTCAGGAAATGTTGGAACGGGACAACCAGTTGCGGATGGCCCTGGAAATGGTCAAGGCCATGCCGAGGCTGAAAGCATTACGGTAA
- a CDS encoding divergent polysaccharide deacetylase family protein has product MAKLVQPPTSSSHVRAKVVPESPTAVPSRHQGRVYEVFDGEVLEQQIKEVDLALVQTIMALNLDPRTVRHLDIQMKTRNNRKYHTQSLSISLNQEAQDFVRALGRNLDLWVDNAKLELVRTDAGKQEWRISLMNLPTHTLFLEESSRKPPPPPKPSPPGTGPRLVVIIDDLGESVQQARELAALSFPVTFAILPHSSETREVARIGAAAGRDILLHQPMEPLDYPHRADPGPGALFVGMSEEQILSIMRTNLAQVPQAIGVNNHMGSRFTADDQGMAAVLRELQHRNLFFLDSLTTGNSVAEKQARKIGLENLRRHIFLDNIPNVQAILFQLRKAEQLAHSTGKVIAIGHPYPETLEALKIWEKERDARVYVVSLRSLVSQQALAVR; this is encoded by the coding sequence GTGGCCAAGCTGGTTCAACCGCCCACCAGCTCCAGCCACGTGCGGGCCAAGGTCGTACCGGAATCGCCGACAGCTGTTCCTTCGCGGCACCAGGGCCGCGTCTACGAAGTCTTTGACGGCGAAGTCCTGGAGCAGCAGATCAAGGAAGTCGATCTGGCACTGGTCCAGACCATAATGGCTCTGAACCTGGATCCACGTACGGTTCGTCACCTGGATATCCAGATGAAAACCCGAAACAACCGGAAGTACCATACCCAATCCCTTTCCATCAGCCTCAACCAGGAAGCCCAGGACTTTGTGCGGGCACTCGGCCGGAATCTGGATTTATGGGTGGATAACGCCAAGCTGGAGCTGGTGCGCACGGATGCCGGGAAACAGGAGTGGCGCATCAGCTTGATGAACCTGCCCACCCACACCCTGTTCCTGGAGGAGAGCAGCCGCAAGCCCCCACCGCCTCCCAAACCCTCTCCGCCAGGAACTGGTCCGCGCCTGGTGGTGATCATTGACGACCTGGGCGAGAGCGTGCAGCAGGCCAGGGAACTGGCCGCCCTGTCATTTCCGGTCACTTTCGCCATCCTGCCGCACAGTTCCGAAACCCGGGAGGTGGCCAGGATCGGCGCTGCCGCGGGTCGGGACATCCTGCTGCACCAGCCCATGGAGCCCCTGGATTATCCGCACCGGGCGGACCCCGGTCCCGGCGCCCTCTTCGTGGGCATGTCCGAGGAACAGATTCTTTCGATCATGCGAACCAACCTTGCGCAGGTTCCCCAGGCCATCGGGGTGAACAACCACATGGGGTCGCGGTTCACCGCCGATGATCAGGGCATGGCCGCCGTGCTCCGGGAACTGCAACACCGCAATCTGTTCTTTTTGGACAGTCTGACCACGGGCAACTCCGTTGCCGAAAAGCAGGCCCGCAAAATCGGACTGGAGAACCTCCGACGCCACATATTCCTGGACAATATCCCGAACGTCCAGGCGATCCTCTTTCAGCTTCGCAAGGCCGAGCAGCTGGCGCATTCCACGGGCAAGGTCATAGCCATTGGCCATCCCTACCCAGAGACGCTGGAAGCCTTGAAGATCTGGGAAAAGGAACGAGATGCCCGGGTGTACGTGGTTTCACTGCGTTCGCTGGTTTCACAACAGGCCCTGGCCGTTCGGTGA
- a CDS encoding cupin domain-containing protein — protein MSSNLFTIPEHQSDEEVIELLAEGRELRIERIISRGHASPPGFWYDQELDEWVALLQGEARVRFENGITRRLQAGDYLFLPARLRHRVESTSTEPPCVWLAVHGSFPEQVRAASREGNHEV, from the coding sequence ATGTCTTCAAATCTATTCACCATCCCGGAACATCAGTCCGACGAGGAAGTCATCGAGCTGCTTGCTGAAGGTCGGGAACTGCGGATTGAACGAATTATTTCCCGGGGACATGCCTCCCCGCCCGGATTCTGGTACGATCAGGAACTGGACGAATGGGTGGCATTGCTGCAAGGTGAAGCCCGAGTCCGCTTCGAGAACGGAATCACCCGCCGACTTCAGGCCGGGGACTATCTGTTTCTTCCCGCTCGACTGCGCCACAGGGTGGAAAGCACAAGCACCGAACCGCCATGCGTCTGGCTGGCAGTGCACGGCAGTTTTCCGGAACAGGTGCGTGCTGCATCACGTGAGGGGAATCATGAAGTTTGA